The Fulvivirga ligni genome window below encodes:
- a CDS encoding porin family protein — MKKISLYILITLISISAYATGTEPDKKASLQPSKMLQPMKIRERAARPDIPGSLIINLGWNILQDTPDEMELGNYGSRSLEIYYLHDMPIGNTGLEFRPGIGVGLDRFKFDNNITLNQTINGDGETIVSTADLDEDWDVKKSQLVANYIDIPLELRFFANPDDKRRSFNVSIGGKVGMRFSSHTKIKYSEEGENIKLKSKKDFGLNRFRYGVTGRLGIGGFNLFYYQGLSNLFDGGPDGTEDATKITVGLTFTAF, encoded by the coding sequence ATGAAGAAAATTTCACTATACATTCTCATTACACTTATTTCTATTTCAGCTTATGCCACTGGTACTGAGCCTGATAAGAAAGCATCATTACAACCTAGCAAAATGCTGCAGCCGATGAAAATCAGAGAACGTGCAGCCCGACCTGACATACCTGGTTCATTAATCATTAACCTTGGTTGGAACATACTTCAGGATACGCCTGACGAAATGGAATTAGGTAATTATGGTTCTAGAAGCCTTGAAATCTATTACTTACATGATATGCCAATCGGCAATACAGGATTAGAATTCAGACCAGGTATTGGTGTAGGTTTAGACAGATTTAAATTTGATAATAACATCACTTTAAACCAAACGATTAACGGTGATGGGGAAACAATAGTGAGCACCGCTGACTTAGATGAAGACTGGGATGTGAAAAAATCGCAGTTAGTGGCCAACTACATTGACATTCCTTTGGAACTTAGATTCTTCGCAAATCCTGATGACAAGAGAAGGAGCTTCAATGTAAGTATAGGAGGAAAAGTAGGAATGAGATTCAGTTCGCATACTAAAATTAAATACTCTGAAGAAGGTGAGAACATAAAGCTAAAAAGCAAAAAAGACTTTGGCCTTAACAGATTCAGATACGGTGTAACTGGTAGACTAGGAATTGGAGGTTTTAACCTTTTCTATTACCAGGGTCTTTCTAACCTATTTGATGGTGGGCCTGACGGAACGGAAGATGCCACAAAAATTACAGTAGGTCTTACTTTCACTGCATTCTAA
- a CDS encoding GreA/GreB family elongation factor — protein sequence MSRGFVKEEDQEEIPMVPPRADLPAGVTNFVTQNGLNDLLKEKDGLIKERDGLSSINENEKRIATNFINAKLKLLNERINEAKVISLEDQPKDEVRFGATITLKVGAKSMKYQIVGVDEADIAKGKIAFISPLARILIEKKAGEVAVLELSKGSREFLISEISYE from the coding sequence ATGAGTAGAGGATTTGTAAAAGAGGAAGATCAGGAAGAGATTCCAATGGTGCCACCAAGGGCCGATTTGCCTGCTGGTGTTACTAATTTTGTGACTCAGAACGGCCTTAATGATCTTTTGAAAGAGAAAGATGGCCTAATAAAAGAACGCGATGGTTTAAGTTCTATTAATGAAAATGAGAAACGTATAGCTACCAATTTCATTAATGCCAAACTCAAGCTGTTAAACGAAAGAATAAATGAGGCTAAAGTTATTAGTCTGGAAGATCAGCCAAAGGACGAGGTGAGATTTGGCGCTACCATCACATTAAAGGTTGGAGCCAAGTCAATGAAGTATCAGATAGTAGGAGTGGATGAAGCTGACATAGCGAAAGGCAAGATCGCCTTTATATCACCATTGGCTAGAATTTTAATTGAGAAGAAGGCAGGGGAGGTAGCAGTGCTTGAGTTAAGTAAAGGAAGTCGAGAATTTCTGATCAGTGAGATAAGCTACGAATAG
- a CDS encoding S9 family peptidase, with protein sequence MKKSLAIIFCLCFVQVFLYAQDKEKLTIDRIFASNEFQQDYQAPISWIEKGEAYVVVSANEKGENELIKYATKSQKESSFLSSAQLTPKGASTPLDIEDFSLSDDETKILIFTNSKRVWRSNTKGDYWVYDLTTNKLSQLGGGFSASSLMFAKFSGDNKYVAYVMDFNLYMEEFSSGKITQLTTDGTKDIINGTFDWVYEEEFGCRDGFRWSPKASKIAFWQLDASTIGTFYMINNTDSIYSKPIPIQYPKIGQDPSSAKIGIVTPATQKVIWVELEGSTVQNYIPGIQWVSDDLLLIQQINHKQNDLKIWAYDVKANKTRLVYEEKEDTWVDISYPDLASSHWGDNDLILTDGGKSFIRMTEDQWRNVYKINIATGEKVLLTPGNYDAGSIAGLTDSQLYYAASPKDITQRYLYAVDLKGGKKDKRITPSESSGVNLYDISPNGKYALHYSQSALKPAKVELVSLPSHKTIKTLVSNEKFEGKLKALDMPTVEFIKVTTEDNITLDARVIKPLGFDASKKYPVIFHVYGEPWGQVATDNFVGMWNLMLAQKGYIVVDIDPRGTPCLKGSEWRKSIYRHIGRINIHDLGQGAIEILKFPYIDKEKVGVWGWSGGGSSTLNLMFQYPEVFKTGVAVAAVAYQMTYDNIYQERYMGIPQETKADLVAGSPITHAKNLEGNLLVIHGTGDDNVHYQNMELLINELILQNKQFDMMAYPNRSHGIYEGQNTRRHLYTLITNYFMEKMPAED encoded by the coding sequence ATGAAAAAATCACTGGCCATAATATTTTGTCTCTGTTTCGTGCAGGTTTTCCTGTACGCACAAGACAAAGAGAAACTAACTATTGATCGCATCTTTGCGTCAAATGAATTTCAGCAAGACTATCAGGCACCGATTAGCTGGATCGAGAAGGGTGAGGCTTATGTGGTGGTATCCGCGAATGAAAAGGGCGAAAATGAGCTGATAAAATATGCGACCAAAAGCCAAAAGGAATCAAGCTTTCTATCTTCTGCTCAGTTAACACCAAAAGGAGCTTCAACTCCGCTTGATATTGAAGATTTTTCGCTTTCTGATGATGAGACTAAAATCTTAATTTTTACAAATTCCAAAAGAGTATGGAGGTCTAATACCAAAGGTGATTATTGGGTTTATGATCTCACTACCAATAAGCTATCTCAATTGGGAGGCGGCTTTTCTGCCTCTTCTCTCATGTTTGCCAAGTTTTCAGGTGATAATAAGTATGTGGCTTATGTAATGGATTTTAACCTTTACATGGAAGAATTCTCCTCAGGTAAAATCACTCAGCTTACTACAGACGGAACTAAAGACATCATTAACGGCACTTTTGATTGGGTGTATGAAGAAGAATTTGGCTGCCGTGATGGTTTCAGATGGAGTCCTAAAGCTTCCAAAATTGCTTTTTGGCAATTAGATGCTTCCACTATTGGCACCTTCTACATGATCAATAATACTGATTCTATTTATTCGAAGCCAATACCCATTCAATATCCGAAGATTGGTCAAGATCCTTCATCTGCTAAAATTGGTATTGTAACTCCTGCTACTCAAAAGGTGATATGGGTCGAGCTGGAAGGTAGCACCGTTCAGAATTATATCCCTGGTATTCAGTGGGTTTCTGATGATCTGTTGCTGATTCAGCAGATCAACCATAAGCAAAATGACCTGAAAATCTGGGCGTATGATGTAAAAGCTAATAAGACCAGATTAGTATACGAGGAAAAGGAAGATACCTGGGTAGACATCTCTTATCCCGACCTGGCATCTTCGCACTGGGGTGATAATGACCTGATCTTAACGGATGGCGGCAAGTCGTTTATTCGGATGACTGAAGACCAATGGAGAAATGTGTATAAGATAAATATTGCCACCGGGGAAAAGGTGTTATTAACTCCTGGGAATTATGATGCAGGATCAATAGCAGGCCTTACGGACTCTCAGCTTTATTATGCGGCCTCTCCAAAAGATATCACACAGCGATATTTATATGCCGTTGATTTAAAAGGAGGTAAAAAGGATAAAAGGATAACTCCTTCAGAGTCAAGTGGAGTTAACCTTTATGATATTTCACCAAATGGCAAATATGCTTTACATTATTCTCAGAGTGCTTTAAAGCCAGCTAAAGTCGAGTTGGTGTCCTTGCCAAGTCATAAGACCATAAAGACCTTAGTTTCTAATGAGAAGTTTGAAGGCAAGCTGAAGGCACTTGATATGCCCACAGTTGAGTTTATTAAGGTGACAACGGAAGATAATATTACGTTGGATGCCCGCGTGATAAAACCATTAGGATTTGACGCCTCAAAGAAATATCCTGTCATTTTTCATGTATATGGTGAGCCCTGGGGTCAGGTAGCTACTGATAATTTCGTAGGGATGTGGAATCTTATGCTGGCCCAGAAGGGATACATTGTAGTAGATATTGATCCGCGCGGAACACCATGTTTAAAAGGAAGCGAATGGAGAAAGTCCATTTATCGTCATATCGGTAGAATTAATATTCATGACTTAGGTCAAGGGGCCATTGAAATTCTAAAATTCCCTTATATCGATAAAGAGAAAGTTGGTGTTTGGGGCTGGAGCGGAGGAGGATCATCCACCTTAAACTTGATGTTTCAATACCCTGAAGTCTTCAAAACCGGAGTGGCTGTAGCTGCAGTGGCCTATCAAATGACTTATGATAACATCTATCAGGAACGCTACATGGGCATCCCACAGGAAACAAAAGCTGATCTGGTGGCGGGTTCACCTATTACTCATGCTAAAAACCTGGAGGGTAACCTGCTTGTGATACATGGAACGGGAGACGATAACGTTCATTATCAGAATATGGAGCTGTTAATCAATGAGTTAATATTACAGAATAAGCAGTTTGATATGATGGCCTACCCAAACAGGTCTCATGGAATCTATGAAGGCCAGAATACACGCAGGCATTTATATACGCTAATCACTAATTACTTTATGGAGAAAATGCCGGCAGAGGATTAG